The Oryzias melastigma strain HK-1 linkage group LG3, ASM292280v2, whole genome shotgun sequence genome contains a region encoding:
- the gcfc2 gene encoding GC-rich sequence DNA-binding factor 2 has product MFNKKPRRNFRQRKQSSSEDEEQRKAHVEENENVKASVVNASLKAAPGRGISCSSKREVTPPKADSSDEEHRENPELTEEKSKKNDGTNWKTKSVLSFSVEKENEESSFQLKRTSEKTVLFQSRKKEEASPARNTFNKGGGGGISSASPRHDHCDEALLQSPKHNSSSEDINSGDGNSEDSNGDDDEDVTNGGGVESSSATSESDSTCSAPKPIIIPNAKEIKAARKQRSAIRAQKEFISLRRDRPSSNGSTPDHYSREDEEERVDDDDDNEPDDHERRIEFAPRLKSIRERIAEKLGTSGESLDGSDEEEQELWEETQIEKGLKRRPGEQSPSGSDSSSNIRQDRVRNKKRSSRNKIPKSLPPVSVSTIKKRITGKLDSLKEVHRARQAELRRMAGDVENATASMELLEDVSSESQLKFYRNMTLYIHNLVECLQEKVVEINALEVELHTLLSDQMEALLAQTRERIKEQADRLQQLSYNTDEQSSSTVETDRKNNKDPKSEDCDLPEDAQLSPEEEEQLQTRIADIQSRSKDVFSDVQDDFCCVKNILARFEEWRRSYSESYHNAYISLCLPKLLNPIIRHQLLSWNPLQESSCGEFENHPWFSAVETFCHGHGHEELEHTDRQTLSSTIEKTVLPKMTAFVELVWDPMSHQQSASLSGVCHRLKEDYSIFQGEQSKPVKGFIEAVIQRLRNCVDEDVFIPLYPKRCLDDRSSPQCRFRDQQFWTGVKLLGNMGRWDLLLPEAVLKELMLDKLLNRYLMITLCSQTLSNTTSACKKIAESFPISWFEGDSQCLPQLQNFRNHIVQDVHRICKQQPPGDPDTKSAVIEDLKVLSRIRCYDSIMALAEKYHYQDAIYAHQLLNQESQ; this is encoded by the exons ATGTTCAACAAAAAACCCAGAAGAAACTTTCGACAGAGAAAGCAGAGTTCCtctgaagatgaagagcagagaaaagcccacgtggaagaaaatgaaaacgtgAAGGCTTCAGTGGTAAACGCGTCGTTGAAAGCAGCGCCAGGTCGCGGGATCTCATGCAGTTCGAAGCGGGAAGTAACGCCTCCGAAGGCCGACAGTAGTGACGAAGAGCACCGAGAGAACCCGGAGCTGACAGAAgagaagagtaaaaaaaatgacggGACTAACTGGAAGACTAAATCCGTCCTAAGCTTCTCTGTCGAAAAAGAAA ATGAAGAGTCAAGTTTTCAATTAAAGAGGACTTCTGAAAAAACTGTCCTGTTCCAAtccagaaaaaaggaagaggctTCACCTGCGAGGAACACCTTCAACAAAG GTGGTGGAGGTGGCATATCATCTGCTTCCCCCAGGCATGATCATTGTGATGAAGCCTTGCTACAGTCTCCTAAACATAATTCTAGCAGTGAGGACATCAATAGTGGAGACGGTAACAGTGAGGACAGTAACGGTGATGATGACGAGGATGTCACTAATGGAGGAGGTGTTGAGTCCTCCTCAGCGACCTCTGAATCAGATTCCACCTGCTCTGCTCCCAAACCAA TAATTATCCCCAATGCTAAGGAGATCAAAGCAGCCAGGAAGCAGCGATCTGCCATTCGAGCCCAGAAGGAGTTTATTTCACTGCGTCGGGACCGCCCGAGCTCAAACGGCAGCACGCCAGATCACTACAGCAGGGAGGACGAAGAGGAGAGAGTTGACGACGATGATGATAATGAGCCAGATGATCATGAAAGAAGAATTGAATTCGCTCCACGACTGAAGAGCATCAGGGAGAGGATTGCAGAGAAGTTAG gTACAAGTGGTGAGAGTTTGGATGGTTCTGATGAAGAAGAGCAGGAACTTTGGGAAGAAACACAAATTGAAAAGGGACTTAAGAGACGACCAGGAGAGCAA agCCCGTCTGGCAGTGACTCTAGCAGCAACATCAGACAAGACAGAGTAAGGAACAAGAAAAGATCTTCAAGAAACAAAATCCCGAAGAGTCTTCCTCCAGTTTCTGTCTCAACGATCAAGAAAAGGATCACTGGAAA GCTTGATTCCCTGAAAGAGGTGCACCGAGCACGGCAGGCAGAGCTGAGGAGAATGGCGGGAGATGTGGAGAACGCTACAGCCTCtatggagctgctggaggacgTGTCCTCTGAGAGCCAGCTGAAGTTTTACAGGAACATGACTCTTTACATTCACAACTTGGTAGAGTGTCTCCAGGAAAAG GTTGTTGAGATCAATGCGTTGGAAGTGGAGCTGCACACGCTCTTATCTGACCAGATGGAGGCGCTGTTGGCTCAGACACGAGAGAGGATTAAGGAGCAGGCTGACCGcctgcagcagctcagct ataaCACGGATGAGCAAAGTAGCTCCACTGTtgagacagacagaaaaaa CAACAAAGATCCTAAATCTGAAGATTGTGATTTACCTGAAGATGCTCAACTTTCTccagaagaggaggagcagtTGCAAACAAGAATAG CTGACATCCAGTCGAGATCCAAAGACGTGTTTTCCGATGTCCAGGACGACTTCTGCTGCGTCAAAAACATTCTGGCTCGCTTTGAAGAGTGGAGAAGATCGTACTCGGAGTCTTACCACAATGCCTACATCTCACTGTGCCTGCCCAAGCTGCTGAACCCCATCATCCGCCATCAGCTGCTGTCATGGAACCCTCTACAG GAGTCAAGCTGCGGAGAGTTTGAAAACCACCCGTGGTTCTCGGCGGTGGAGACATTTTGCCACGGCCACGGCCATGAAGAACTGgagcacacagacagacagacgctGTCCAGCACTATAGAGAAGACGGTTCTACCAAAAATGACTG cTTTTGTGGAGCTGGTGTGGGATCCCATGTCCCACCAACAGTCAGCCAGTCTGTCTGGTGTTTGTCACAGACTTAAGGAGGATTACTCCATCTTTCAAGGCGAGCAGAGTAAACCAGTCAAG GGGTTTATTGAGGCTGTGATCCAGAGGCTGAGAAACTGTGTGGATGAAGATGTTTTCATACCTCTTTATCCCAAAAG GTGTCTGGATGACAGATCTTCACCTCAGTGTCGCTTCAGGGATCAGCAGTTCTGGACAGGCGTGAAA CTTCTAGGTAACATGGGCAGGTGGGATCTCCTGCTTCCTGAGGCTGTTTTAAAGGAACTGATGCTGGATAAACTGTTGAACCGATACCTCATGATCACACTGTGCAGTCAGACACTATCCAACACCACCTCTGCATGCAAAAAG ATTGCAGAATCTTTCCCAATTTCGTGGTTCGAAGGAGACAGTCAGTGTTTGCCTCAGCTGCAGAATTTCAGAAACCACATAGTTCAGGACGTTCATAGAATCTGCAAACAGCAGCCTCCTGGAGATCCAGACACCAA ATCTGCTGTTATTGAAGACCTCAAGGTCCTGAGCAGAATCAGGTGCTACGACTCCATCATGGCTTTGGCAGAAAAATATCACTATCAAGATGCCATCTATGCTCACCAGCTGCTCAACCAAGAGTCgcaataa